In bacterium, the DNA window TTCCAGGCTAATCTCGAGTAGTTTTCTCGCCTCGACAGCGAACTCCATCGGCAGTTCCTTGAAGACCTCCTTGCAGAAGCCGTTGACGATCATCGAAACCGCGTCCTCGGTCTCGATGCCACGGCTGTTGCAGTAGAAGAGCTGGTCTTCGCCGATCTTCGAAGTCGACGCCTCGTGCTCCATACGCGCGGACGGGTTCTGAACGTCGATGTACGGGAACGTGTGCGCACCGCACTTCTCTCCGAGCAGCATCGAATCGCACTGAGAGAAGTTCCGAGCACCGTCAGCGCCTTTCAGAATCTTGACCCCACCCCGGTAGGTATTCTGGCCATTGCCCGCCGAGATGCCCTTGGAGACAATGGTCGAGGTGGTGTTCTTGCCGACGTGGATCATCTTGGTGCCGGTGTCCGCCTGCTGCCAGCCCTTGGAAAGGGCCACCGAGTAGAACTCGCCGACGGTGTCGTCGCCCTTGAGGATGACACTCGGGTACTTCCAGGTGATCGACGAGCCGGTCTCGACCTGGGTCCAGGAGATCTTCGCCGCCCGGCCGGCCGCAATGCCGCGCTTGGTGACGAAGTTGTAGATCCCGCCCTTGCCGGTCTCCATGTCCCCGGGATACCAGTTCTGCACCGTCGAGTATTTGATCGTCGCGGTCTCGTGGGCGTAGAGCTCGACCACGGCCGCATGGAGTTGGTTCTCGTCGCGCATGGGCGCCGTGCAACCCTCGAGGTAGCTCACGTGCGCGCCCTCATCGGCGATGATCAGCGTGCGCTCGAACTGGCCCGTGTTCATGGCATTGATCCGGAAGTAAGTCGAGAGCTCCATGGGGCAGCGTACGCCCTTGGGCACATAGACGAACGAGCCGTCTGAGAAGACCGCCGAGTTCAAGGCGGCGAAGAAGTTGTCGTTGCGCGGAACGACCTTGCCCAGGTACTCCTTGACCAGCTCCGGGTGATCCTTCACAGCCTCGGACATGGAACAGAAGATGACCCCGGCCTCGGCCAGCTTGCCCTTGAATGTAGTGGCCACCGAGACGCTGTCGAAAACCGCGTCGACGGCCACCCCGGCCAGGATCTTCTGCTCCTGAAGCGGGATTCCCAGCTTTTCGTAGGTGGCCAGGATCTCTGGATCGACCTCGTCCAGGCTCTTGGGCCCGTCACCCGCCGACTTCGGCGCCGAATAGTACGAGACCGATTGATAGTCGATCGGATCGTACTTGATGTTGGCCCAGGTCGGCTCTTTCATCTCGAGCCAGTCACGGTAGGCCTTGAGGCGCCATTCGAGCAACCACTCGGGCTCGCCCTTCTTGGCCGAGATGAAGCGCACCACATCCTCGTTGAGGCCGGGCGGCAACGTCTCCTGCTCGATATCGGTGACGAAGCCGGCTTCGTACTCCTGGGCTACGTGCTGCTCCAGAAGCTCGGTGTCGGAAGCCGGAGTTGTCGGGGTTGTCGGGGTCGCGGTTTCAGGCATGCTTGTACTCCTAGCGCTGGGTTCAGTCCGTGGGCCAGCCGGCCGACTTGGCGTCGTCGGCGCCGCCGCCCAGGGTAACGAGCTCGGCGCCGATGGGGTGGGTCATTTCAGCGAGGGTGATGTTCTCGAGGGCATGACGGATGGCATGATTGATCCGCTGCCAGTTCGCACGCACACCACAGAAGGACTCCTGCGAACACTCACCCGGGGTATCGTCGATGCACTCGGTAATGGCTATCGGACCGTCCAGGGCCGTGATGATCTCGGCGACCGTGATCCTCTCGGCTTCACGGGCCAGGCAGTAGCCTCCCTTTACTCCG includes these proteins:
- the sufB gene encoding Fe-S cluster assembly protein SufB, coding for MPETATPTTPTTPASDTELLEQHVAQEYEAGFVTDIEQETLPPGLNEDVVRFISAKKGEPEWLLEWRLKAYRDWLEMKEPTWANIKYDPIDYQSVSYYSAPKSAGDGPKSLDEVDPEILATYEKLGIPLQEQKILAGVAVDAVFDSVSVATTFKGKLAEAGVIFCSMSEAVKDHPELVKEYLGKVVPRNDNFFAALNSAVFSDGSFVYVPKGVRCPMELSTYFRINAMNTGQFERTLIIADEGAHVSYLEGCTAPMRDENQLHAAVVELYAHETATIKYSTVQNWYPGDMETGKGGIYNFVTKRGIAAGRAAKISWTQVETGSSITWKYPSVILKGDDTVGEFYSVALSKGWQQADTGTKMIHVGKNTTSTIVSKGISAGNGQNTYRGGVKILKGADGARNFSQCDSMLLGEKCGAHTFPYIDVQNPSARMEHEASTSKIGEDQLFYCNSRGIETEDAVSMIVNGFCKEVFKELPMEFAVEARKLLEISLEGSVG
- a CDS encoding SUF system Fe-S cluster assembly regulator; the protein is MIRMTKQADYGIVLLTRMASEPDRLVNASELAGVVQLPLPTVSKILKLLGRAGLLESHRGVKGGYCLAREAERITVAEIITALDGPIAITECIDDTPGECSQESFCGVRANWQRINHAIRHALENITLAEMTHPIGAELVTLGGGADDAKSAGWPTD